The following proteins are co-located in the Fimbriimonadia bacterium genome:
- the aroE gene encoding shikimate dehydrogenase, whose product MGPIDVETKRMLLFAVVGKPIGHSLSPQMHRAAFHALGIEAEYLRVECDPHEVGGLAAAVRTGALAGVNITIPHKRAAFELADEASAEAKLLGVANTWVRRDSKVVAYNTDGAGFLMGLRDIELDAEGSTVILGAGGAARAICLALSRQRRRVVVLSRHPDEARDDFRLLGGEVTQWDGERAATAARTAALVVNATPVGMEPDFEAIPAFPLGNLRPDAVVYDIIYRPRRTAWLRAAEARGLRTVDGVRMLAGQGAASLELWLGRPAPLKAMLAALESSLEKAPGVTLE is encoded by the coding sequence ATGGGACCGATCGATGTGGAAACTAAGCGGATGCTGTTGTTTGCCGTGGTGGGCAAGCCGATCGGCCACAGCTTGTCGCCACAGATGCACCGAGCCGCCTTCCACGCTCTCGGCATCGAGGCGGAGTACCTGCGCGTGGAGTGTGACCCCCACGAAGTCGGCGGGCTGGCTGCGGCGGTAAGGACCGGCGCACTTGCCGGCGTGAACATCACCATCCCTCACAAGCGCGCCGCCTTCGAGTTGGCTGACGAAGCCTCAGCCGAGGCGAAGCTTCTCGGCGTAGCCAATACCTGGGTCCGCCGAGACAGCAAGGTCGTCGCATACAACACGGACGGTGCAGGCTTCCTCATGGGCCTGCGGGATATCGAACTCGACGCAGAAGGCAGTACCGTGATTTTGGGCGCAGGTGGCGCAGCCCGGGCCATCTGCCTGGCGCTAAGCAGACAAAGGCGGCGCGTAGTCGTTCTCTCCCGCCACCCCGACGAGGCGCGAGACGACTTCCGTCTGCTTGGCGGCGAGGTCACGCAGTGGGACGGTGAGAGGGCTGCGACGGCAGCCCGGACGGCTGCTCTGGTGGTGAACGCGACACCCGTCGGGATGGAGCCGGACTTCGAGGCCATCCCCGCCTTCCCTCTCGGGAACCTTCGGCCGGATGCCGTAGTTTATGATATCATCTATCGGCCCCGTCGCACCGCCTGGCTTCGGGCTGCCGAGGCGAGGGGACTGCGGACGGTGGACGGGGTACGAATGCTTGCAGGGCAGGGAGCGGCATCCCTCGAACTTTGGCTCGGCAGACCGGCTCCACTCAAAGCCATGCTCGCAGCGCTCGAATCTTCACTCGAAAAAGCCCCGGGAGTCACGCTGGAGTGA
- the tadA gene encoding Flp pilus assembly complex ATPase component TadA, producing the protein MGMVRRPLGEYLVEKGYLTEEQLAEAKKVQANTKGGDLGKILLDLGYVGEREVYEARAQEQGHRFVDLDRVEIESSALNVVKEQIVRQHSAIPIRKEGSNLWVAMSNANDLKATDDIRLASGCRVIPVLAVPGAIEDAIRRHYPGDKNGAGGGGETPNKGAVMGDIRAAIAAAGAKSDVDAADDDKAAVELAEQAPIIKLANAMIQQAIDERASDIHVEPQHRNVRIRYRIDGVLHETMTLPKAIQAPLLSRYKIMSEMNIAERRIPQDGRIEVRHAGKEYDLRVSSIPTPYGEKIVMRILDKTSVLLGLEKLGFTPETQAALEELVAQPNGMVLSTGPTGSGKTTTQYSVLNKLNSIEKNIITIEDPIEYHLAGIAQVGVNRKAGLTFANALRSFLRQDPDIIMVGEMRDLETAEIAIEASLTGHLVLSTLHTNDAPSAVIRMVDMGVEPYLISATVIGILAQRLGRRVCERCKEPYEVRGAELRRFGFKPENPDEMVTLYRGKGCDYCRFTGWRGRIGLYELMVMNAEIAELVVRRAPLADVKEAAKANGMKELREDGLTKVLAGITTPEEVMRVVFTAGY; encoded by the coding sequence ATGGGCATGGTTCGCAGGCCGCTCGGCGAGTACCTTGTCGAGAAGGGGTACTTGACGGAAGAGCAGTTGGCCGAAGCCAAAAAGGTTCAAGCCAACACGAAGGGCGGCGACCTAGGAAAAATACTATTGGACCTCGGATACGTAGGTGAGCGGGAGGTTTATGAGGCGCGCGCTCAGGAGCAGGGCCATCGGTTCGTGGACCTCGACCGCGTGGAAATCGAGTCCAGCGCGCTCAACGTAGTCAAGGAACAGATTGTCCGACAACACAGCGCAATCCCGATCCGCAAAGAGGGGTCCAACCTCTGGGTCGCGATGTCCAACGCCAACGACCTGAAGGCGACGGATGATATCCGCCTCGCCTCGGGTTGCCGCGTGATCCCCGTGCTTGCCGTACCGGGGGCCATCGAGGATGCCATCCGACGCCATTATCCGGGTGACAAGAACGGTGCCGGGGGAGGTGGCGAGACGCCGAACAAAGGCGCGGTGATGGGAGACATCCGTGCCGCAATCGCGGCCGCCGGCGCCAAGAGCGACGTCGACGCTGCCGACGACGACAAGGCGGCGGTCGAGCTCGCAGAGCAAGCCCCCATCATCAAGCTCGCCAACGCGATGATCCAGCAGGCTATCGACGAGCGCGCCTCCGACATCCACGTAGAGCCCCAGCACCGGAACGTGCGCATTCGGTACCGAATCGACGGCGTGTTGCACGAGACGATGACGCTGCCAAAGGCGATTCAGGCCCCGCTGCTCTCCCGATATAAGATCATGTCGGAGATGAATATCGCCGAGCGCCGCATTCCGCAAGACGGTCGAATCGAAGTCCGACACGCGGGCAAAGAGTACGACCTTCGCGTTTCGTCCATCCCGACGCCGTATGGCGAGAAGATCGTCATGCGTATTCTGGACAAGACCAGCGTGCTGCTCGGTCTGGAGAAGCTCGGCTTCACGCCGGAGACACAGGCCGCACTGGAGGAGCTCGTCGCACAGCCGAACGGAATGGTCCTTTCCACCGGGCCGACGGGTTCGGGCAAGACGACAACGCAGTATTCGGTCCTGAACAAGCTGAACTCGATCGAAAAGAATATCATCACCATCGAAGACCCGATCGAGTACCACCTCGCCGGCATTGCGCAAGTGGGTGTGAACCGCAAAGCCGGCCTGACCTTCGCTAACGCCCTCCGGTCGTTCTTGCGCCAGGACCCCGACATCATCATGGTCGGTGAGATGCGCGACCTGGAGACTGCAGAGATCGCCATCGAGGCGTCTTTGACTGGTCACTTGGTCCTCTCGACTCTGCACACGAACGACGCACCATCTGCCGTTATTCGAATGGTGGACATGGGCGTCGAACCCTACCTGATCTCGGCCACCGTGATCGGCATTCTCGCCCAGCGCCTCGGGCGCCGCGTATGCGAGCGATGCAAAGAGCCGTATGAGGTTAGAGGCGCGGAGCTGAGGCGCTTCGGCTTCAAGCCCGAGAACCCCGACGAAATGGTGACGCTGTACCGAGGTAAGGGCTGCGACTACTGCCGGTTCACGGGCTGGCGAGGTCGTATTGGTCTGTACGAACTCATGGTGATGAACGCCGAGATCGCGGAACTCGTCGTTCGGCGTGCTCCGCTCGCGGACGTGAAAGAGGCTGCGAAGGCCAACGGCATGAAAGAGCTTCGCGAAGACGGTTTGACCAAGGTGCTGGCCGGTATCACCACGCCCGAAGAGGTCATGAGGGTCGTCTTCACCGCGGGCTACTAG
- a CDS encoding type IV pilus twitching motility protein PilT codes for MVANEEPKSPPDPRPAPGPGPSDVRIQAQVAPKGATFGAVAARPQRTEAATGVTGPRPIEDVHIDELLRIVHEKNASDIHLCKDSEPVIRVDGALIRLNYVKLSAFDTQRLMYDVLTDEQIQRFESTLELDFSYELYKTARFRVNMYRDRGAIAAAFRLIPTRIPTVAELNLPPILNDLTGRPRGLILVTGPTGSGKSTTLAAMINNINNTRALHIITIEDPIEYLHTHKLCIINQRELGQDTKAFANALRASLREDPDVILVGEMRDPETIHLAITAAETGHLVFATLHTNNAAESIDRIVDVFPTGQQEQIRVQLANNIVAIISQQLLPRAGQPGRIPACEIMIATPAVRNLIRENKTHQIPSMVQTGGQHGMMSMDQHLRTLYNQGLITFEDAMARAMNVDELKKMITPGQGPGEGRPPMPPRK; via the coding sequence ATGGTAGCCAACGAAGAGCCCAAGTCGCCGCCTGATCCTCGACCGGCTCCCGGTCCTGGACCATCCGACGTTCGCATACAGGCGCAGGTAGCACCTAAGGGGGCCACCTTCGGTGCAGTTGCTGCGCGACCCCAGCGGACGGAGGCAGCGACTGGAGTAACAGGTCCGCGCCCGATCGAAGACGTTCACATCGACGAGCTGCTTCGCATCGTGCACGAGAAGAACGCCTCGGACATCCACTTGTGCAAGGATAGCGAGCCCGTCATCCGTGTAGACGGAGCCCTCATTCGGCTGAACTACGTCAAGCTGTCGGCGTTCGACACCCAGCGACTGATGTACGACGTGCTGACGGACGAGCAGATTCAGCGCTTCGAGAGCACGCTCGAGCTCGACTTCTCCTACGAACTGTACAAGACCGCACGCTTCCGCGTGAACATGTATCGCGACCGTGGGGCAATTGCTGCCGCCTTCCGTCTGATCCCTACCCGAATCCCGACGGTCGCCGAACTGAACCTACCGCCCATCCTCAATGATCTGACAGGGCGGCCTAGAGGTTTGATCCTGGTGACCGGACCGACCGGGTCCGGCAAATCAACGACCCTCGCGGCGATGATCAATAACATCAACAATACGCGAGCCCTGCACATCATCACCATCGAAGACCCGATCGAGTATCTGCATACGCACAAGTTGTGCATCATCAATCAGCGCGAGCTGGGTCAGGACACGAAGGCATTCGCCAACGCGCTGCGAGCATCTCTGCGCGAGGACCCGGACGTGATCCTGGTCGGCGAGATGCGTGACCCGGAGACCATTCACCTGGCAATCACAGCCGCAGAAACCGGGCACCTCGTGTTCGCCACCCTGCACACCAACAACGCCGCCGAGTCGATTGACCGTATCGTGGACGTGTTCCCGACCGGACAGCAGGAGCAGATACGCGTCCAGCTAGCGAATAACATCGTGGCCATCATCTCGCAGCAGCTTCTGCCCAGGGCCGGCCAGCCCGGACGCATCCCAGCATGCGAGATAATGATCGCAACTCCTGCAGTTCGCAACCTGATCCGTGAGAATAAAACGCATCAGATCCCGTCTATGGTACAGACGGGCGGTCAACACGGCATGATGTCCATGGACCAGCACCTGCGAACTCTGTACAACCAGGGCCTGATCACCTTCGAAGATGCTATGGCGCGCGCTATGAACGTAGACGAGCTGAAGAAGATGATCACGCCGGGCCAGGGACCGGGCGAGGGTCGCCCACCGATGCCGCCGCGAAAGTAA